From Rhopalosiphum padi isolate XX-2018 chromosome 2, ASM2088224v1, whole genome shotgun sequence:
AACTGGTACTTTTTATATACTAAAgagatacaataatttattattactattataaattgattaagtttttttttattatatttatgaactatATGAATTGCAAAGTAAATGAAAAACCAGTGgatgaatacaattattactatattattataagaatataagattGGAATTTGTAAGTATACTTAAGTCAAATTGATTTTACCAAAATACCATGCAtagatgtaatttaaaaacttaatattaactgcatatataggtacctattatataaatttatattgaatggACACGCTCCCAGAAGGCTAGacatatattgaaaattgtatttaagtaggtatttcaaaataaaaactttagtaagtaagtaagtaagtaagtaataattaaaatgtaacgtTAAAACTTGTAGTTAAGTATTATTGATTTTGGGTACCTGTAtaagtgataaatatttaaaacaattaagtaCCTACAATCTAAATAcacatatctaatataatataaaaaataaaactaacaagaatataataagtaggttGGAATTATTGTGTTACACATACACTGTTACTCACTTTTAAAAACGTTTCATTccttttttttgcaattttcttttgtttttccaTTTGCTCCCGGCGGATTTTAAAAAAGTCTCCATCTTCTACCACTATTGTCGTCTTGCGCCTAATCAATCTGCGTAGGaaacaattatattgttttaacgtAATGTCGAGGACacgatatgaatatatgatttattaaagtAGATACTAAAAGTACACATTGGGGATATATTCTACAAATGTTATTTATTCGATGAAATAAAGTTTAAGTAATTTGAATTCTCAATCAATTTaatgatgatatttttaataatcgtgTATGTATGTAAAAGTAGTGGAATAGCTTATTGAAAAAAAGTCTCTTTTCGTCTCTAAATTGGACGTCTACGACATGAGAaactcgaaaaaaaataataaaaaaaaatgtaaaaaatatatttttatattatacttggttTGTATACTCACATCTCTTTTAATTGGTTTTCTAAGTCGATTTCCCTGTCTATATAACCACGCAATACTTGCCTGGCAATATCTTTTtccgacataataatatcagttgaacgctaaaaaatataataacgtgcGTTTGAACGTAACGAATGCGTTTCGTGAAATGCCATGTATAATCGGCGATTTGTTTACGCCACATATATAGTTAGTTGCCAAGGAGGGCATATATATACAAGGACGCCAGAGTCGCGAGGGTGCTGTtctgcacatattataataggtagtcaTGTTGTAAAGTAATACCTAGGTATATGGTATATCACCTGCAGACTGCAGTGTTGGTTGCGGTCATCGGGTAGTATTACCCAGCATATTTAACTACGtgtgcataaattattattataatttataattttttttttaaaactgtctcaaatactaataaataaattgaataataattgtatcattCATAATAGGCGTATACCTTCTGCAGATGATGCAGAAAagtattaatttcttatttattaacaataatatgcacctctataataaataatatatataaattaataaatatattataaaaaaatcaggaaaaattaacataatttttatttaaaatgtcatgcaTATCTTGAATAACCTCATCGGTATCTCAAAGTTTCAAGtgtcggatttttttttttttttggtctttTGAGATTAATAAAGATTCTAAATTTACAtagtactattattactttaacctataacaatataattagagTTCGGATATTGTGACTGTGAACTTGGCTTTTTTGTCTTttcatacatacattatatgtatagttctattacttattagtttttagtaataattaggtATGCTCTGATTCATACAACTTAGATAACTTTTTTTAGAGCGTtttacaaagttttttttatagataaatgaATTTCaactagaattttaaattatttattattattaatatttgtgtcaTATActgttatgtatatttacatactTAGCGTTACTATTTAGtaccataaattaaatatatatatatactgtacctATACTGTATTTAATCTGTGTTAGTACTCGGGTATTATAACAtttgttaacaaattattatgattataatttataagttataaactaaaaatcaacattttgtgatttgtaatataatatattattatataatattaaaagttataaatattcacAATAAACAGAACACACCAATTGACATCTGCAGCTGTTAACATTAGTCATCACATACTAAgctttataacataatttataaatatatattatgatatagaatatagatacgcGTTTGTGTGCATATGCATTACATGTATTATACTGCAGTAGTTATGTTtttctgtgtataatattataatataattacaatgtttTCATTGTCACAACGGTTTTGTAGAAATAACGGTCaatacatagtaatattttatatttaaataataacataataatattcgctTTATCGTTGGTCTACGGTTCCACATTATTATGATGTTGTCTACAATGCTTTTTTATCTGTCTTAGCTTTCCAGCTGTAGTATATTTGCTTTCAGAAAATTTTAGTAGTTAGTTCTCCACAACTTAATAATACCAATCAGCAAACTAGGTACCTGCTAGAAATGTGACTGTCTTCACCATGCCTGCAGTTAGAAATTacgtttgaaattatttttgtgtattagaattttaaaaatttataatttgaagttttataaatcgtttaaggtagatattattatagttttatagtattGTAGAACGTGGTTCTCATAATACtacaattatgtaaataaaaatgaacgcTAGAACATATGGTTTTGTGTTTACTTATTGATTCACGGTTATGacatatataggtacccatgtaaaatattgcatataggtacttgtaatATGAATAAGTATTATAGATACTTTCTTCCCATGGAAACTGTTACATTAGTCtggaattcaatttttttaaatttaccaacTACActgtaaatattcaaattaataatattcgttttaaTGTAACACATCGCATTGACCAATGACCATATCGTAAAATGTTGTGTTTTACCTTTCCAGTACCAAAAGCCATGTTTGTATGTTTTATCCTAAATATTAGATACCTGATTTTAGtctttaatattctaatattatatttaatcgtattataatgtaatataaagaatttaataattttattctctcATATTATTACGTGTTTAAATAGTCatcgaaaattaattttttaatacctacctacaattTTTCCCTCGACTGTTCAAATATGAATTCTTCTAgctgcgttataataatatattatattatattatacgtgtgttCGCGAGACTAAATGTATGCATGttctacaatatattttatacacatgttGGTATACCACCTGTACGATTTACGTGCAGCTCGCATTCTGTTCCGATTATCTTTgtcaaaataacaatacattacaTATTCGATAACTTGCTAACCAACCAAATTCCGAATGTAATTTtgtacttatataggtatatttataaaaatatcgtatgatataataatatagtcctaTTTATCGTGGTGTTTGGGTCATGTACTAGTGTGTCCCTCCGTAATCTTTCGATAAACGATATCGAGCGTATAtcgataatagataatatattatatataaatacatttacattattatcaaacaCTCGTTTCCTTACAGAAGTTTCATTATTAcgtctattaaataaaaaaattaaaagtgtggcttgtacatataatatacatacgccTAGGAGGCatctagtacatattataatatatatatatatgatgtgtgTTTCAGtgcacctataatatataggggGGCAACTGTTTGATAAGAAAAACAATGACAAATATGTTGTCAAAAACAACGATCGTAAAAGCGTTGTCGACGATTGTGCACAACGATATCCATAAACCGTGAAACGTTTTATTACGATATCGAGTTTTTCTCATGATAAGTTACATTAAAAAGATACACGGCAGTGAGCCGATAGTGCAGCCAAGCCAAAAGCGTGTGACACTTGCTCTCGCAAAACATATAATGACGTGGCGcattgtaatagtataatataatatatattaatatattattatgtacgtctGTTGTCTGCTCTATATACACGGAATACGCGCATACATGACATTATAACCACGAGTGATCTATACATCGGTAATTTACTATTCGGTTGCTCGGGGGGCCGAGACGAGTAGGGTATTCGTTGCATTGACCCGCGGGAGAAAAAAGTTGGATttaagtatcatattatttatatcgatCATGCTTAATGCTCTAaactgtaattatattaaactgtatGTGTCTGcgcctttataatattattgtacgttatTATATGcctattatactgtattatagttTTGCGAGTAACGATAATAACCGCGTGGTGCAGTCGAGCGGAAGAGGACACACAGGTATATACCGATGACCGAACTTTTTTTCGTAGgtataatttcttttttcattcgatcgttattaatttataagttatatatatagtattacatacataattatcGCACAAACgcgtttatgaaaaataaaaataaagttagtaAGTACGCtttgaactatataataaattatacggtATCATGTTCAACGAGTTTAATCGCTTTAATCGCTTCATAAgattattatgtgatatatacatttgttgggtaaatttgtatttttaatttttaaataaaaagtcacGAGTTCTAAGGAAGACTTGTGatgattttaaatgtacaaacattttttatcatttatagcTGACAGATttgaacacaaatttaaattacctatgcATCTATAATAAATGTGCATGGGATGTTACACTGTgcgaaaaatatgaaataatacattttggttACTTAATATTCATAAAGATTAAAgacataatgtaatatagtaataggaaatttaaaacctaactaaaataatgtatacaaaatggAAGGTaagtttactattaaattatactatcgtTATTATACGTATGTTAGGTATCAAatactaacaaaatatatttatttaaattattgaaagtagtacacatataaattaataataatattgtaaatcaaaGTACactattaagaaatattaaaagtaagtattttattttgaaatcttagtaaattatagatacataatattgtaaaaattatagtaattttttgaGTATATATAAAGTCGCTGTTGACGATCCTCATGACTCGAGCCGAACGAACAaattgattgtattataatttagacaaaCTTGTCCTCTTGGCTCAAGGAATCAGGTCGTCGAGAATATTATaaactcaataaatattaacaacttaCGTTTAAGATTCTGTTGTTCCTGCAGGATAGAAGTTTGTTGCCGTGCCGTTGCTGCTCCCGTGGTCTGTGCTGTACAACAATTAAAGTACGAGTGCAATGCGTTAAAAAATTTCCTATCACTACCGTTTCACAAATTACTAGCTCACAACACTTGTTTCAATACATATACCAACGACCCCCTTCCATTTGACTTCCTCCAAAAACGTAGGTAAGTACacgtattacaattatattagatgctaaatattaaaaaaagtcgTTTTTTCCTCCACCTACTAACCATTATCACATAAAACGGTCACAAAACCTACTCGACCGTAAATATTGTCCGTGTTTGCTCACTGTGTCATCGTGTATAtatgatactattattaattgttttgtgtGTCTTTAACCTGTGGATTATGggaaacataaattaaaatcataaaataaaatataattttaacgatCCTGTATCGGGGAACcagaaattgtattatattatttctagacttaaatgtataactattaactattaagtattaataaataataattattaaaaaaactgacACATAGGTTAATAGGtgatatgtatacaatatactgtatgcgtataaaacttttaaccaataatttaataataaatatacctatacaaacgAAACATACAactaacaatatacattatacatatctaAAGCAGTCCGATGAACAATAAGGACGACCAAAAGTTAACATTATTAGATG
This genomic window contains:
- the LOC132921258 gene encoding uncharacterized protein LOC132921258; this encodes MSEKDIARQVLRGYIDREIDLENQLKEILIRRKTTIVVEDGDFFKIRREQMEKQKKIAKKRNETFLKDLEHTTAKLRASLACDDLTDKKLDNERKKFTDYIRQTRKQSV